One Phoenix dactylifera cultivar Barhee BC4 chromosome 8, palm_55x_up_171113_PBpolish2nd_filt_p, whole genome shotgun sequence genomic window carries:
- the LOC103722698 gene encoding galactose mutarotase-like, whose protein sequence is MARNTLLCAFFLLLALMGVSVGASRKTVGIYELKRGDFSVKVTNWGATIISVILPDSKGKLNDVVLGYDKIGSYVNETTYFGALVGRVANRIADARFSINGTVYKLFPNDGNNTLHGGHRGFNQVIWTVRERVDGEFPYITFYYHSFDGEQGFPGDLDVFVTYKIDYDYVLSVSMRAVPRNKPTPVNLAQHSYWNLGGHDSGTILKHSVQIFASHITPVDKNLIPTGEIEPVAGTPYDFREPMTVASRIDHVPGGYDINYVLDAPTDVQGVRKVAIVEDCESGRVLELWTNQPGVQFYTGNFLKDEKGKGGHYYKQHDGLCLETQNFPDAVNHPQFPREIYSPGEVYKHYMLYKFSVK, encoded by the exons ATGGCGAGGAACACACTTTTGTGCGCCTTTTTTTTGCTCTTGGCTTTGATGGGAGTCTCCGTTGGAGCTTCAAGGAAGACGGTGGGGATATATGAGCTCAAGAGAGGAGACTTCTCCGTGAAGGTCACCAACTGGGGTGCAACTATCATCTCAGTCATTCTACCCGATTCCAAAG GAAAATTGAATGATGTTGTTCTTGGCTATGACAAGATCGGTTCTTACGTT AATGAAACAACTTATTTTGGAGCTTTGGTCGGGCGAGTTGCTAATAGGATTGCAGATGCACGATTCTCTATAAATGGAACCGTCTACAAGCTATTCCCCAATGATGGGAATAACACTCTTCATG GTGGACATAGAGGATTCAATCAGGTCATTTGGACAGTTAGAGAAAGAGTAGATGGTGAATTCCCTTACATCACGTTCTACTATCACAGCTTTGATGGAGAACAAG GCTTTCCTGGTGATCTTGATGTATTTGTGACCTACAAAATCGACTACGACTACGTGCTCAGCGTATCGATGCGTGCAGTGCCGAGAAACAAGCCGACGCCGGTGAATTTGGCCCAACACTCGTACTGGAATCTTGGAGGTCATGACAGTGGCACAATCCTGAAGCATTCTGTTCAAATCTTTGCCTCCCACATCACCCCAGTGGACAAGAATCTCATTCCAACTGGTGAAATTGAACCAGTTGCAGGGACTCCATATGACTTCAGAGAGCCCATGACAGTTGCTAGCCGGATCGATCACGTCCCGGGAGGGTATGACATAAACTATGTATTGGATGCACCTACAGACGTGCAGGGGGTGAGGAAGGTGGCAATTGTGGAGGACTGCGAGTCAGGAAGGGTGCTTGAGCTGTGGACCAACCAGCCTGGGGTGCAGTTCTACACTGGAAATTTCTTAAAGGATGAGAAGGGGAAGGGTGGCCATTACTACAAGCAGCATGATGGACTATGCTTGGAGACTCAGAACTTCCCTGATGCAGTAAATCACCCTCAGTTCCCTCGTGAGATTTATAGCCCTGGGGAGGTTTATAAGCACTATATGTTGTATAAATTTTCGGTCAAATAG